A single Paenibacillus kribbensis DNA region contains:
- a CDS encoding ATP-dependent DNA helicase → MSTYPFAFDPSKPFIEQASDWIADVFYEVLPEVGFEVRDEQIYMAFQLERAYKEKKTIFAEAGVGTGKTLVYLLYAIAYARYMRKPAIIACADESLIEQLVKPEGDIAKLARHLNLTIDARLGKSPDQYICLNKLDEARSGLDEDADVFRDIYQDLPDFVHFPDTLQSFTPYGNRKEYPELTDGQWSRLGWDVFQDCLVCHQRHRCGQTLSRDHYRRAADLVICSHDFYMEHVWTYEARKREGQLPLLPEHSSVVFDEGHLLETAAQNALTYKLKHTQFEAIITRLLEGEVRESLAMTIEDAISQSEALFAALQKNSQPVQGSDRKEFNLNESLLREVNRFSDLIGTIEEELVFESGLFSLDEYQLKIVEEHLEMIQTALALFKRPELLISWVIEDQDGLTLVVMPKMVKEILKERVFAQHMPIVFSSATLSVENSFDYMAHSLGIENPLTFSVASPYDYADQMQATLYPLQPEHQPIERVLALLEKSQGRALILFPSQEELAVFQTGLAAYREASAYRFLYEGSAEISHLISAFQNDEESVLCAVTLWEGLDIPGPSLSHVIIWSLPFPPNDPVFTSLRKDAAEPFMQIDMPHMALRLRQGIGRLIRSRNDRGWISILGQDLNRQEVRTQVEQLLPAGVECTVIAGKPEGMKIC, encoded by the coding sequence TTGAGTACTTACCCTTTTGCCTTTGATCCGTCCAAGCCGTTTATTGAGCAGGCAAGTGACTGGATTGCGGATGTATTTTATGAAGTTTTGCCTGAAGTCGGCTTTGAGGTTCGGGATGAACAAATTTATATGGCATTTCAGCTGGAGCGTGCCTATAAGGAGAAAAAGACGATATTTGCGGAGGCAGGTGTGGGCACGGGCAAAACGCTGGTGTACCTGCTGTACGCCATTGCATATGCCCGGTACATGAGGAAACCTGCGATTATCGCCTGTGCGGACGAGTCACTGATCGAACAACTGGTAAAGCCGGAAGGGGATATCGCCAAGCTGGCACGGCATTTGAATTTGACGATTGATGCCAGACTGGGTAAGTCGCCGGATCAGTATATCTGCCTAAACAAGCTGGACGAGGCCCGTAGCGGGCTGGATGAGGATGCGGATGTCTTTCGTGATATTTATCAGGACTTGCCGGATTTCGTCCATTTTCCAGACACCTTGCAGTCCTTTACCCCTTACGGGAACCGCAAGGAATATCCCGAGCTGACGGATGGACAATGGAGCAGACTGGGCTGGGACGTTTTTCAAGACTGTCTCGTTTGTCATCAGCGCCATCGATGTGGGCAGACGTTGTCCCGTGATCATTACCGCAGAGCGGCGGATTTGGTCATCTGCTCGCATGATTTTTATATGGAGCATGTATGGACCTATGAAGCAAGAAAGCGTGAGGGTCAGCTGCCGTTGCTGCCGGAGCACAGCTCTGTTGTCTTTGACGAAGGACATTTGCTGGAGACGGCGGCACAGAATGCGCTCACCTACAAACTGAAGCATACACAATTTGAGGCGATTATCACTCGTCTGCTGGAGGGGGAAGTACGGGAATCTCTTGCCATGACGATTGAAGATGCAATCTCCCAAAGTGAGGCTTTGTTTGCTGCGCTTCAAAAGAACAGTCAACCTGTACAAGGTTCTGACCGCAAGGAATTTAATCTGAATGAGTCGCTGCTTCGAGAGGTGAACCGTTTTAGCGACCTGATCGGGACCATCGAAGAAGAGCTTGTATTTGAAAGCGGGTTATTTTCGTTGGATGAATATCAGCTCAAGATCGTGGAAGAGCATCTTGAAATGATCCAGACGGCCTTGGCCTTGTTTAAACGCCCTGAGCTGTTGATTTCGTGGGTAATTGAGGATCAGGACGGATTAACGCTCGTGGTTATGCCCAAAATGGTAAAGGAGATTCTCAAGGAACGAGTATTTGCCCAGCATATGCCAATCGTATTCTCGTCAGCTACCCTTTCCGTGGAGAACTCATTTGATTACATGGCTCACAGTCTCGGAATTGAAAATCCGCTGACATTTTCCGTCGCTTCACCTTATGACTATGCTGATCAGATGCAAGCGACTTTGTATCCATTGCAGCCGGAGCATCAGCCAATCGAGAGAGTGCTGGCACTGCTGGAGAAATCACAAGGCAGAGCGCTTATTTTATTTCCTTCACAGGAGGAGCTGGCTGTCTTCCAAACAGGCCTCGCCGCTTATCGGGAGGCATCTGCCTATCGTTTTCTGTATGAAGGCTCGGCGGAAATCAGCCATCTGATCTCGGCTTTTCAGAATGATGAGGAAAGCGTCTTGTGTGCTGTTACCTTATGGGAAGGCCTGGATATTCCCGGGCCGTCTCTGTCGCATGTCATCATCTGGTCGCTGCCGTTTCCTCCGAACGATCCTGTGTTTACGTCTTTACGCAAGGATGCGGCGGAACCATTTATGCAGATCGATATGCCTCATATGGCACTTCGACTTAGACAGGGCATAGGACGTTTAATTCGCTCACGCAATGATCGGGGCTGGATTTCTATCCTGGGCCAGGATTTGAATCGTCAAGAAGTACGCACTCAAGTTGAGCAGCTACTGCCTGCGGGCGTAGAATGCACAGTAATTGCTGGAAAACCGGAGGGAATGAAGATATGTTAA
- a CDS encoding response regulator transcription factor, translating to MSQLRVLVIDDEWNMRNLLRIYLSNEGFHVTESSNGSEGLKAFRSQTHDVVLLDVMMPDMDGWQVCKKMREIAPVPILMLTARGEVKDKVLGLGIGADDYVVKPVDPEELIARIYALLRRSSHQAHAVVREQKLTFPDLTIYPERRQVVVMNENIDLTQKEYDILQLLAQHPQRTFERDAIVERLWGNDFLGENRVIDTHIKNIREKLQLAGLSYNPIKTVWGIGYKWDDSSYYSLKV from the coding sequence GTGAGTCAGTTAAGAGTACTTGTGATCGATGACGAATGGAATATGCGTAATCTTCTTCGAATTTATTTAAGTAACGAAGGATTCCACGTAACCGAATCATCTAACGGAAGTGAAGGTTTGAAAGCTTTTAGGAGCCAAACGCATGACGTTGTTTTATTAGACGTTATGATGCCGGACATGGACGGATGGCAGGTTTGCAAGAAAATGCGAGAAATTGCGCCTGTTCCAATACTCATGCTAACCGCTCGAGGTGAGGTTAAGGACAAGGTACTGGGACTTGGCATAGGGGCGGATGATTATGTCGTGAAGCCTGTCGACCCGGAAGAACTTATTGCCCGAATTTATGCATTGTTGCGACGCTCCAGCCATCAAGCCCATGCTGTGGTCAGGGAGCAGAAGCTTACATTCCCGGATTTAACCATATATCCGGAACGGCGGCAGGTAGTGGTGATGAACGAAAACATCGACTTAACCCAAAAGGAGTATGATATTTTACAATTATTAGCCCAGCACCCGCAACGAACGTTCGAACGGGACGCTATCGTTGAACGCTTATGGGGGAACGATTTTTTGGGAGAAAATCGAGTCATTGATACTCATATCAAAAACATTCGAGAAAAATTGCAACTTGCTGGACTATCTTATAACCCTATAAAAACGGTTTGGGGAATAGGCTACAAATGGGATGATTCGTCTTATTACTCGCTTAAAGTATAG
- a CDS encoding glycoside hydrolase family 88 protein, with protein sequence MTKTEAWLEQSWELALDKTLALAARLGDAFPHVAEGGRYDNREEAWWTAGFYPGLLWLANRARPDSGAAGIAQRCESRLENVLYNSEAVDHDLGFIWLLSGVAAYRSTGDAESRRRGLLAANLLAARFNVNGRFIRAWNFHSKDMDTRGVAIIDSMMNLPLLYWASEESGDPRFAALAVQHADTVAREFVRADSSIAHVVEFDPEIGKKVAEHGGQGFAPGSAWARGTSWALYGFTLSYGYTHDARYLKVAENTADFFLSQLGDACLPVWDFRAPEGHRGAWDSSAAAIAASGLLELAKYSTRAEHFTQRAESILMGLHHTCTAWGEEHEGLLMNGTVHYPEQKYINVPIIYGDYFFVEALAKLRGEEGLFSVC encoded by the coding sequence ATGACGAAAACAGAAGCATGGCTGGAGCAATCGTGGGAGCTGGCTTTGGACAAAACGCTTGCCTTGGCGGCAAGACTGGGAGACGCTTTTCCACATGTTGCGGAGGGTGGACGCTATGACAATCGTGAGGAAGCGTGGTGGACAGCAGGCTTTTATCCAGGGCTGCTATGGCTGGCAAATCGGGCCCGCCCTGACAGCGGAGCCGCCGGGATTGCGCAGCGGTGCGAGAGTCGTTTGGAAAACGTGCTCTATAACAGCGAAGCGGTAGACCACGATCTCGGTTTTATTTGGTTGCTCAGCGGTGTTGCCGCTTATCGGTCGACGGGGGATGCTGAGTCCAGAAGACGGGGACTGCTGGCTGCTAATCTGCTGGCCGCCCGTTTTAACGTGAATGGCCGTTTTATTCGTGCGTGGAACTTTCATTCGAAGGACATGGATACACGGGGCGTCGCGATTATAGACAGTATGATGAATCTTCCTTTGCTTTATTGGGCCTCGGAGGAAAGCGGAGATCCTCGTTTTGCTGCTCTGGCTGTGCAGCATGCGGATACCGTGGCGCGTGAATTTGTCCGTGCGGACAGCTCCATCGCACATGTGGTCGAATTTGATCCGGAGATCGGAAAAAAGGTCGCCGAGCATGGTGGGCAGGGGTTCGCTCCCGGCTCCGCCTGGGCACGTGGCACGTCATGGGCTTTGTACGGCTTTACGCTTTCGTACGGGTACACGCACGATGCGCGTTATTTGAAGGTAGCCGAAAACACAGCAGACTTTTTCCTGTCCCAACTGGGAGATGCTTGTCTGCCTGTGTGGGATTTTAGAGCACCAGAGGGACATCGCGGAGCATGGGATTCATCTGCTGCGGCCATTGCAGCAAGCGGTTTGTTGGAGCTGGCCAAATATTCGACGCGTGCGGAGCATTTCACCCAAAGGGCAGAATCCATCCTTATGGGCTTGCATCACACATGCACAGCGTGGGGCGAGGAGCACGAGGGCTTGCTGATGAACGGAACCGTACATTATCCTGAGCAAAAATACATCAACGTTCCCATTATTTACGGCGATTATTTCTTTGTAGAGGCTTTGGCAAAGCTACGCGGGGAGGAAGGCTTGTTTAGTGTTTGCTAA
- a CDS encoding cation diffusion facilitator family transporter, translating to MEEKQREDSFWSLVKKGNKSSGSAALGNTGIALVKGIAFALTGSGSMFATMMHSIADAVNQMFVFAGSVLAEKKPTKRFPTGFGRVINLFCMVAVIVVTIMAYETALEGIHLLQHPAESAQGFWINVVVLVLSLVVDGFVWSKAMKEVLHESRVEAKGFGIFTSAFRHVGRAAPPTRLVFYEDLVATTGGVLALLAVVVTSLTDFKLLDGISSILIGCLMVGVAFRVGYDNMVGLIGVSAPPDIEERVASIILADTHVTDIYQMRILQEGRYYHVEGLIELTPGMTLADADDIKFRVEDALLRDPHISDAALGILEDDGVKNWKQEASQGQKR from the coding sequence ATGGAAGAGAAACAGAGAGAGGACTCCTTTTGGAGTCTAGTAAAAAAGGGGAATAAATCCTCGGGCTCGGCGGCGTTAGGTAATACTGGCATTGCTCTGGTTAAAGGAATTGCTTTTGCCTTGACAGGCAGCGGTTCCATGTTTGCCACGATGATGCATTCCATTGCAGATGCAGTGAACCAAATGTTTGTATTTGCAGGCAGTGTACTGGCAGAGAAAAAGCCGACCAAACGCTTTCCCACCGGCTTTGGCCGCGTGATTAACCTGTTTTGCATGGTTGCCGTTATTGTCGTAACGATTATGGCTTATGAAACAGCTTTGGAAGGCATTCATTTGCTGCAGCACCCGGCTGAATCAGCACAGGGATTTTGGATTAATGTAGTGGTGCTTGTTTTGTCACTGGTGGTTGACGGATTTGTCTGGAGCAAAGCAATGAAAGAAGTGCTGCATGAATCTAGAGTAGAAGCCAAGGGATTCGGCATTTTTACGTCTGCGTTCCGTCATGTGGGACGTGCTGCACCGCCGACCCGTCTGGTATTTTATGAGGATTTGGTCGCAACAACGGGTGGTGTGCTTGCCTTGCTGGCTGTCGTGGTCACATCGCTGACAGATTTTAAGCTGTTGGACGGGATTTCGAGTATTCTTATCGGTTGTCTGATGGTCGGCGTTGCGTTTCGGGTCGGCTACGATAATATGGTGGGCTTGATTGGTGTATCGGCTCCCCCGGATATTGAAGAACGTGTGGCTTCTATTATTCTTGCCGATACGCATGTAACGGATATTTATCAAATGCGTATCTTGCAGGAAGGACGCTATTATCACGTGGAAGGGCTGATTGAGCTTACACCGGGAATGACGCTGGCAGATGCGGATGATATCAAGTTCAGAGTCGAGGATGCTTTGCTGCGTGATCCTCATATTTCGGATGCTGCCTTAGGTATTCTGGAAGATGATGGGGTTAAAAACTGGAAGCAGGAGGCCTCTCAAGGCCAGAAACGATAG
- a CDS encoding heparinase II/III family protein — protein sequence MSLLKEAWPASRLVKVLSDGVQDTARQSVRSEWTKRLRATVAEPVYAELWMDIERVCNANRETPWPELPLTLFRQFALTGERKPYEDVYFERRGRLVALVLAAVADSEPWRMKEVESGLLEICREYTWALPAHVREEDTVTPPWQQVDLFASETVQMLAEILLLLGEQLDGHVVAQVRQEVGRRVLEPVFWQPRHFEWETADHNWAAVCASGCGIAALLLVEDSLGKAEAIEKMLGALDCFLAGYKEDGGCPEGVGYWVYGFGYFMYFTDMLRAFTGEAVDILNSEKVRQIAAFAERVHLSDGIFANYSDSSETERLPSGLISYLNSLQEGHSSLPFHVPGLLEDPCRRWAHVLRNLVWANPLAFGSDPAGVDYLPQLGWLMCRSRSFRHSSSHGRAGRQKPELDAMLAFSAKGGHNNEPHNHNDLGHFILHGGGENLLCDLGAGLYTKAYFSPGRESIINISSGGHSVPIINGTMQQSGARAKAVVLDIAVDEQEETRTGTRLKLDLTSAYPVEELTVFTRSFAWTALEENEGARLTVTDHFEFEPSGVSMKPWDVEELLISRIQPRTGMGFVEWQGTKAVVRLDYDASVVQPRVEAVKHLDHDGVPFVFYKTSLKLASDRWNDSASVDCNLFFIINQSSC from the coding sequence ATGAGTCTTTTGAAGGAGGCTTGGCCTGCTTCGCGGCTCGTTAAGGTGCTGTCTGACGGGGTGCAGGACACAGCAAGGCAAAGTGTAAGGAGTGAATGGACAAAAAGGCTGCGGGCGACTGTTGCTGAACCGGTATACGCCGAGCTTTGGATGGACATCGAACGTGTCTGCAACGCTAATCGGGAAACACCATGGCCTGAGCTTCCGTTGACACTGTTTCGACAATTTGCACTTACGGGAGAGCGCAAGCCGTATGAGGATGTGTACTTTGAACGGCGTGGACGACTGGTTGCTTTGGTGCTGGCAGCTGTTGCCGATTCGGAGCCCTGGAGGATGAAAGAGGTGGAAAGCGGCCTGCTGGAAATATGCCGCGAGTACACATGGGCGCTTCCTGCACATGTCAGGGAAGAGGACACGGTGACACCACCTTGGCAGCAGGTGGATTTATTCGCGTCTGAAACAGTGCAGATGCTGGCTGAAATTTTATTGCTGCTAGGCGAGCAGTTGGATGGACATGTGGTCGCTCAGGTGCGCCAAGAGGTCGGGCGCCGTGTGCTGGAGCCTGTGTTTTGGCAGCCTCGACATTTTGAATGGGAGACAGCGGACCATAACTGGGCAGCCGTATGCGCTTCCGGTTGCGGAATTGCTGCATTGCTGCTGGTGGAAGACAGTCTGGGCAAAGCCGAGGCCATCGAGAAAATGCTCGGTGCGCTGGATTGTTTTCTTGCAGGTTACAAGGAGGACGGAGGGTGCCCTGAGGGCGTCGGCTACTGGGTGTACGGCTTTGGTTATTTCATGTATTTTACCGATATGCTGCGTGCGTTTACCGGGGAAGCCGTAGATATTCTGAACTCGGAAAAGGTGAGACAAATCGCCGCCTTTGCGGAGCGGGTGCATCTGTCGGATGGTATTTTCGCCAATTATTCAGACAGCAGTGAAACTGAACGCTTGCCCTCTGGACTCATCTCGTATTTGAATTCTTTGCAGGAAGGCCACTCGTCACTCCCTTTTCACGTACCTGGTCTGCTGGAGGACCCTTGTCGTCGCTGGGCACACGTATTGCGCAACCTGGTATGGGCGAATCCTTTGGCATTTGGAAGCGATCCGGCTGGAGTCGATTATTTGCCACAGCTAGGATGGCTGATGTGCCGTAGCCGTAGTTTTAGGCATAGTTCCAGTCATGGCAGAGCTGGAAGACAAAAGCCTGAACTAGACGCAATGCTTGCATTTTCAGCCAAGGGTGGGCATAACAATGAACCGCACAATCATAACGATCTTGGACATTTTATCCTTCATGGCGGTGGTGAAAATCTGCTGTGTGATCTGGGAGCAGGTTTGTATACGAAAGCCTATTTTTCACCGGGACGAGAGTCGATCATCAACATTTCCTCCGGTGGCCATTCTGTGCCCATAATCAATGGGACCATGCAGCAATCGGGTGCAAGGGCAAAGGCGGTTGTACTGGATATTGCTGTGGATGAGCAGGAGGAGACACGGACGGGCACAAGGCTAAAACTTGATTTGACATCTGCGTATCCGGTAGAGGAATTAACGGTTTTCACCCGCTCCTTTGCATGGACTGCGCTGGAGGAAAACGAGGGAGCGAGGCTTACTGTCACAGATCATTTTGAGTTTGAACCGTCCGGCGTGAGTATGAAGCCATGGGATGTGGAGGAGCTTTTGATCAGCCGTATTCAGCCTAGAACAGGAATGGGCTTCGTGGAATGGCAAGGAACGAAGGCTGTGGTCAGGCTGGATTATGATGCCAGTGTGGTGCAACCGAGGGTGGAGGCTGTGAAGCATCTGGATCATGATGGAGTACCCTTTGTGTTTTATAAAACATCACTGAAATTGGCCTCAGATCGCTGGAATGATTCTGCAAGCGTAGATTGCAATCTGTTTTTTATCATCAATCAATCTTCATGTTGA
- a CDS encoding RDD family protein, translated as MTAASDNARRIYGGFWIRTAAFVMDLFIVFVLVLLIGGAFSIPLLLGIEETGFIKVLMMWLPLILWLIVPWLYCVFWESSKVKATPGKLVFSLIVVDKEGKRLAFWHASGRYWIKVISFMIVHIIYIVVAFTAKKQGVHDLCANTLVVNKKELQRNEQQSSFLPVSTDITNL; from the coding sequence ATGACAGCAGCAAGTGATAATGCAAGACGAATATACGGAGGATTTTGGATAAGAACAGCAGCGTTTGTGATGGATCTGTTCATTGTCTTTGTACTTGTTCTTTTAATAGGAGGAGCATTTAGTATTCCACTCCTTCTGGGCATAGAGGAGACTGGTTTCATAAAAGTGTTAATGATGTGGTTGCCGCTGATCTTGTGGCTCATAGTGCCATGGCTGTATTGTGTGTTTTGGGAGTCATCGAAGGTCAAAGCAACACCAGGAAAGCTTGTGTTTTCTCTAATTGTTGTAGACAAGGAAGGAAAGCGGCTTGCATTCTGGCACGCTTCCGGGCGTTATTGGATTAAAGTTATTTCTTTTATGATTGTTCATATTATTTACATCGTGGTTGCTTTTACTGCGAAAAAACAGGGAGTTCACGATCTTTGTGCCAATACCCTGGTTGTAAATAAAAAAGAGTTACAGCGAAATGAGCAGCAATCGTCTTTTCTTCCAGTATCAACGGATATCACCAATTTGTAA
- a CDS encoding DUF6509 family protein has product MLNFTSYTMEQIKDAFGILSGQRYEFIIEVEVEEDDELYTENGLHIRALYLVDEEKTGLLKYELIEKVTNRYIDLELEEDELQAVENFCKEHVQDTTGE; this is encoded by the coding sequence ATGTTAAATTTTACATCGTACACGATGGAACAGATTAAAGACGCTTTTGGTATTTTGAGCGGGCAGCGGTATGAATTTATTATTGAGGTGGAAGTTGAGGAGGACGACGAGCTATACACCGAAAACGGACTGCATATCCGCGCCCTTTATTTGGTAGACGAAGAAAAGACGGGATTGCTGAAATATGAGTTGATTGAAAAAGTAACGAATCGTTACATTGATCTTGAACTCGAAGAAGATGAGCTGCAGGCCGTTGAGAACTTTTGCAAAGAGCATGTACAGGACACAACAGGTGAATAA
- a CDS encoding glycosyl hydrolase, whose amino-acid sequence MNKLHTGSVYPWQTELERFLEQLEITRNRVEDSWTRQRKLTMLEKLVRAYTLHQDETGAIIDPHSESERYYSTPSYALAAAVLVKEGRHDLLESAAAALTHSIACVVEEKAPDQHPDFFPIMMMGAYRLLKHLLPEQATAWKQQLSRIEPEQTYIFTMSKMKNPNRMINWNAIMMSGEFLRAAEGLAADAKWMEAYIRSYHLPRFTGLGLYQDGPLDRPNSPFAYDIVTRFHLGVMLENGYDGGSALELRDHLRRGALSSLLALSPHGEIPPRGRSAQHQWNEAAAAFVFTTHAQQAYTAGERGLAGAFRRAADLCWQAISRWQIDNGKLHIVRNHYSSEARHGFEVYSNHTCYSLWTAAVLAHTLLYGEGIERIAPASIPAEIGSRVLETDGWFQTVIATVDGQQMLVQTSVNDPYNIPGIVRIQQTSLPSLMGPSSAGHADRGFTGFAEGDIFPLSYSPAWQTEDGKWHSLSEGIPGTLEFDRDGGIDPQDGGGSVQVEQSSASDGATDFTLLWRGPFPGVREIRTHYRQMRGKIEVEYELQGNIQHVGALIPLMAYDGRERSVIHHVMSAGEETESIRVEYAGASLEVIPTTEGTNVVWPEELTSVACRNGLLKGARLECTGSRISFIIRLPE is encoded by the coding sequence ATGAATAAGCTGCATACAGGTAGCGTGTATCCTTGGCAGACGGAGCTGGAGAGATTTTTAGAGCAGTTGGAGATCACACGGAATCGAGTGGAGGACAGCTGGACACGCCAACGCAAGCTTACCATGCTGGAAAAGCTCGTTCGTGCATATACTCTGCATCAGGATGAAACCGGAGCTATCATTGACCCCCATTCTGAAAGTGAACGGTATTACTCTACTCCATCCTATGCGCTGGCTGCAGCGGTACTGGTCAAAGAAGGTCGGCATGATTTACTCGAATCTGCGGCTGCGGCTTTGACGCACAGCATCGCTTGTGTAGTGGAGGAAAAAGCGCCGGATCAGCACCCGGACTTTTTTCCCATCATGATGATGGGAGCGTACCGGCTCCTGAAACATTTGCTGCCAGAGCAAGCTACAGCTTGGAAGCAGCAGTTGAGCAGGATTGAGCCGGAGCAGACCTACATTTTTACGATGAGCAAAATGAAAAATCCGAACCGGATGATCAACTGGAACGCGATTATGATGTCCGGCGAGTTTTTGCGTGCCGCCGAAGGGCTTGCAGCCGATGCCAAGTGGATGGAGGCGTATATCCGCAGCTACCATTTGCCACGCTTTACCGGCTTGGGACTGTATCAGGACGGTCCGCTGGACCGACCCAATAGCCCGTTCGCCTACGATATCGTCACTCGCTTTCATCTGGGCGTGATGCTGGAGAACGGATATGATGGCGGCAGCGCTCTTGAACTGCGTGACCATCTTCGCAGAGGGGCGCTCAGCTCATTGCTGGCGTTATCCCCGCACGGAGAAATTCCGCCGCGCGGTCGAAGCGCGCAGCATCAGTGGAACGAAGCGGCGGCAGCCTTCGTCTTCACGACCCATGCGCAGCAGGCTTATACAGCAGGCGAGCGCGGGCTTGCGGGTGCGTTCCGGCGGGCAGCAGACCTGTGCTGGCAAGCGATTAGCCGCTGGCAAATCGACAATGGCAAGCTGCATATTGTCCGCAATCATTATTCGTCCGAGGCACGGCATGGCTTCGAGGTGTACTCGAACCACACCTGCTACAGTCTGTGGACGGCGGCTGTGCTGGCTCATACCCTGCTGTACGGGGAAGGGATAGAGCGTATTGCTCCAGCTTCTATACCGGCGGAGATTGGCAGCCGAGTGCTGGAAACGGACGGCTGGTTCCAGACGGTCATTGCAACTGTAGACGGCCAGCAAATGCTTGTGCAGACGTCGGTCAATGACCCGTACAATATTCCCGGCATTGTGCGTATTCAGCAGACCTCGCTGCCGTCACTGATGGGTCCGTCCTCAGCAGGGCATGCAGACCGCGGCTTTACAGGCTTTGCGGAAGGAGATATTTTCCCGCTAAGCTATTCTCCAGCCTGGCAAACGGAGGACGGAAAGTGGCACAGCCTGTCGGAAGGCATCCCCGGAACGCTGGAATTCGACCGGGACGGAGGGATTGATCCGCAGGATGGTGGAGGGTCCGTACAGGTGGAGCAAAGCTCGGCATCTGACGGAGCAACGGATTTTACATTGCTATGGAGAGGACCCTTTCCGGGGGTGAGGGAAATCCGCACACATTATCGTCAGATGCGTGGAAAAATTGAGGTGGAGTATGAGCTTCAAGGCAATATTCAGCATGTGGGAGCGCTAATTCCCTTAATGGCGTATGACGGTCGGGAGCGCAGCGTAATTCATCATGTGATGTCAGCCGGGGAAGAAACGGAAAGCATACGGGTGGAATACGCAGGCGCCAGTCTTGAAGTCATCCCGACAACGGAAGGAACGAACGTGGTATGGCCGGAGGAATTGACTTCCGTAGCCTGCCGGAACGGCTTGCTCAAGGGAGCGCGTCTGGAATGCACAGGCAGTCGTATTTCCTTTATCATTCGGCTGCCTGAATAA
- a CDS encoding DUF2933 domain-containing protein has product MDWSWLLVLACPIMMIFMMFGMKGHHGHGKRKEEQDAVSRSEYEALVKENQAIQKQLNQIHEKVHG; this is encoded by the coding sequence ATGGATTGGAGTTGGCTGCTTGTGCTTGCATGCCCTATCATGATGATTTTTATGATGTTTGGCATGAAAGGACATCATGGTCATGGTAAAAGAAAGGAAGAACAAGATGCGGTAAGCCGATCAGAGTATGAAGCTCTTGTTAAGGAAAACCAGGCAATACAGAAGCAATTAAATCAGATACATGAGAAGGTTCATGGATGA